A window from Campylobacter concisus encodes these proteins:
- a CDS encoding flagellar protein FlaH, with the protein MRIVLFLMFFYSLALALTPDMAAKNHATYYKKKLPFVCTPTLTLNDILNVGDTLIYRYAVKHARKQEIKRLEEKELLKFIEAIKKENLRTACKDKETLNMLNIGVTLDELFYSENGELIFEYTIEDRDCKKLQ; encoded by the coding sequence TTGCGAATAGTCCTTTTTTTAATGTTTTTTTACTCGCTTGCCCTGGCTCTTACGCCAGATATGGCAGCGAAAAATCACGCAACTTACTACAAAAAAAAGCTCCCATTTGTCTGTACGCCAACACTGACACTTAATGATATCTTAAATGTCGGCGATACGCTCATTTATAGATATGCTGTCAAACACGCAAGAAAGCAAGAGATCAAAAGGCTTGAGGAGAAAGAGCTTTTAAAATTTATCGAAGCTATCAAAAAGGAAAATTTACGAACTGCTTGCAAAGATAAAGAAACCTTAAATATGCTAAATATCGGTGTTACCTTGGATGAGCTTTTCTATTCAGAAAATGGTGAGCTGATTTTTGAGTACACTATAGAAGATCGTGACTGCAAGAAATTGCAGTGA
- a CDS encoding peptide deformylase: MKKIVLLAFASLAFGVQESEFKIYEQILNQLDTKQIPAFVVQTAKPNLPSRVDEMITLKDVSSSGLNIHGEFVLNETKTKKIKGYNKAQILALKDEFYKNGKDVLCNSGMARAVLNRGITLSGSYGFEGRHFFDINLDKSSCE; the protein is encoded by the coding sequence GTGAAAAAGATCGTTTTATTAGCTTTTGCTAGCCTTGCTTTTGGTGTGCAAGAGAGTGAGTTTAAAATTTATGAGCAGATACTAAATCAGCTTGACACTAAGCAGATCCCAGCCTTTGTCGTCCAAACTGCAAAGCCAAATTTACCAAGCAGGGTCGATGAGATGATCACGCTAAAAGATGTGAGTAGCAGCGGGCTAAACATACATGGCGAGTTTGTTTTAAACGAGACTAAGACAAAGAAAATAAAAGGCTACAACAAAGCTCAAATTTTAGCTTTAAAAGATGAGTTTTATAAAAATGGAAAAGATGTGCTTTGTAACTCAGGTATGGCTAGAGCTGTGCTAAATCGTGGCATCACTCTAAGTGGTAGTTACGGCTTTGAGGGTAGGCATTTTTTTGATATAAATTTGGATAAAAGCAGTTGCGAATAG